GCATCCATACTACCGATATGCGCCAAGAATAAATCATCTTGATCTGTTGAGTTTCTTCTGATTTTTGCGTCAAAGTTTACTCCTCCACCTTGAAGTCCTCCAGAAGTCAACATAACAAGCATGGACTCTGTCAATTCTTGTAGATTAATGGCAAACTGATCCGTATCCCAACCATTTTGGTAATCGCCTCTATTGGCATCAATACTTCCTAGCATTCCTGCGTCAGCAGCAACTTGAAGTTCGTGCTGGAAAGTATGTCCTGCAAGAGTAGCATGGTTTACTTCAATATTGATTTTGAAATCCTTATCAAGACCATATTGTCTTAGGAAGCCAATTACAGTAGCAGAATCATAATCGTACTGGTGTTTAGTTGGTTCCATTGGCTTAGGCTCAATAAAGAAAGTTCCTTTGAAACCATTCTTTCTAGCATAGTCTTTTGCCATTGTAAGGAACTTAGCCAAATGCTCAGTCTCACGCTTCATATCTGTATTCAGCAAAGACATATATCCTTCACGTCCACCCCAGAACACATAATTTTCACCATCAAGGGCGATAGTTGCATCAAGGGCGTTTTTCACCTGCGTTCCAGCATAAGCCAAAACATCGAAGTCCGGGTTGGTAGAAGCACCGTTCATATATCTAGGATTACTAAATACATTCGCAGTTCCCCAAAGCAATTTCACACCGGTTTCTGCCTGCTTTTGCTTGGCATATTCCGTGATAATCTGCATTCTTTTTTCGTACTCGGCGACAGTAGGACCTTCGTCGATTAGATCCACATCATGAAAGCAGTAATATGGGGCACCAATCTTAGTGATAAATTCAAAAGCTGCGTCCATCTTGTCCTTGGCTCTTTGAATTGGGTCAGGGTTGGCATCCCAAGGGTGAACAATAGTTCCGGGTCCGAATGGGTCATTGCCTGTTCCACAGAATGAATGCCAATAAGCGATAGAGAACTTAAAGTGCTCTTTCATGGTCTTACCGGCAATCACACGGTTTTCATCATAATAGCGAAACGCCATTGGGTTATCACTATCCTTACCTTCAAAAGGAATTTTCTCAATTGAAGGAAAAAACAATTTTGACATGTTAATATAATTTAGGTTACTACAATAGGTTATACTTTAAACTTCTGGATTTTTTCCAACTGGCTTTTCCAATGGGAATAAACCTCTTCATACTGCTCGAAAAAGTTTTCATTTGGCTCCACAGTCTCTAACAACTCCAATCCTTCAAAAGCCTCACTTTCACTCTTATACAAGCCTATACCAATTCCTGCCCCTCTTGCTGCTCCCTGAGCTCCGTCAGTATCATACAGCTCCAATACTACTTTATTCATGTGAACAAAGGTTTTTCTAAATATGGGGCTCAAAAACATATTGGCTTTACCAGCTTTTACTGTTTTCAAGTCCATTCCCATATCCTGCATGATTCTGAAACCAAAAGTCAGGGCGGATACAATCCCTTCCTGAGCGGCTCTAATCATATGTTTTTTATCATGCTTTAGTAAATCCAAGCCCATCATATGAGCTCCAACTTGTTTATTCTGCATGATTCTTTCGGCTCCATTACCAAAAGGTATGAAGGATAATCCATCTGCTCCAATTGGAGCTGAACTACCCAAGTTATTCATTTCATCATACCCAATTTTCGCGGCACCCATTAATTTTTTTATCCAGCTATTGAGGATTCCTGTGCCATTGATACAAAGTAGAACTCCATAAGAAGGATTTTCTACGGTATGATTAACATGAACAAAAGTATTTACTCTCGAAAGTGGATCATACAAAGGAGTATCACAAACCCCATATACTGTACCTGAAGTACCTGCTGTGGT
Above is a window of Algoriphagus machipongonensis DNA encoding:
- the xylA gene encoding xylose isomerase — its product is MSKLFFPSIEKIPFEGKDSDNPMAFRYYDENRVIAGKTMKEHFKFSIAYWHSFCGTGNDPFGPGTIVHPWDANPDPIQRAKDKMDAAFEFITKIGAPYYCFHDVDLIDEGPTVAEYEKRMQIITEYAKQKQAETGVKLLWGTANVFSNPRYMNGASTNPDFDVLAYAGTQVKNALDATIALDGENYVFWGGREGYMSLLNTDMKRETEHLAKFLTMAKDYARKNGFKGTFFIEPKPMEPTKHQYDYDSATVIGFLRQYGLDKDFKINIEVNHATLAGHTFQHELQVAADAGMLGSIDANRGDYQNGWDTDQFAINLQELTESMLVMLTSGGLQGGGVNFDAKIRRNSTDQDDLFLAHIGSMDAFARSMLIAQDMLEKSDYLERRKARYASYDSGKGKDFENGALTLEDLRNYAAENGEPAMTSGKQEYFENLLNRFI